One region of Microbacterium rhizosphaerae genomic DNA includes:
- a CDS encoding cyclase family protein, which produces MPEYRAHLDFDISFVNGGGLSGTGFRLDLPSADLDEPAIAVLLIRHLGLALVDDVQLRSVRIVAESHRGSRGVDIDAPGGGVRIVDLSHRIHAGLTTYPGLPAPVITPHLTREDSRAKYAPGTEFAMDVITMIGNTGTYLDSPFHRYAEGPDLAGLDLSTLVGLRAEVFHLSDGLTAERRGIRRETLVDRDVRGAAVLLHTGWDSRFGTPEYAVGAPFLTGEAAQWLIDAGAVLVGIDSVNIDDTESGGERPAHSLLLGAGVHVVEHLTRLGEVPPRGARFTAAPPAVEGFGTFPVRAYAEVPA; this is translated from the coding sequence ATGCCCGAGTACCGCGCGCACCTCGATTTCGACATCTCCTTCGTCAACGGCGGCGGGCTGAGCGGCACCGGATTCCGCCTCGACCTGCCCTCGGCCGACCTCGACGAGCCCGCGATCGCCGTGCTGCTCATCCGGCATCTGGGCCTCGCTCTCGTCGATGACGTGCAGCTGCGGAGCGTCCGGATCGTCGCGGAGTCGCACCGCGGCAGCCGCGGCGTCGACATCGACGCTCCCGGAGGGGGTGTGCGGATCGTCGACCTCAGCCACCGCATCCATGCCGGTCTCACCACGTACCCGGGACTGCCGGCGCCCGTCATCACGCCGCACCTGACCCGCGAGGACTCGCGCGCGAAGTACGCCCCGGGCACCGAGTTCGCGATGGACGTCATCACGATGATCGGCAACACCGGGACGTACCTCGATTCTCCGTTCCACCGATACGCCGAGGGGCCGGACCTCGCCGGCCTCGACCTCTCGACCCTCGTCGGCCTGCGGGCGGAGGTCTTCCATCTCTCCGACGGCCTCACGGCCGAACGCCGCGGCATCCGTCGCGAGACCCTCGTCGACCGCGACGTGCGTGGCGCCGCCGTCCTGCTGCACACCGGGTGGGACAGCCGCTTCGGCACTCCGGAGTACGCGGTCGGTGCTCCCTTCCTCACCGGCGAGGCGGCGCAATGGCTCATCGACGCCGGTGCCGTGCTCGTCGGCATCGACTCGGTGAACATCGACGACACCGAGTCGGGCGGCGAGCGGCCGGCTCACTCGCTGCTGCTCGGCGCGGGGGTGCATGTCGTCGAGCACCTCACCCGGCTCGGTGAGGTGCCGCCCCGCGGCGCCCGCTTCACGGCCGCGCCGCCCGCTGTCGAGGGCTTCGGGACGTTCCCGGTGCGCGCCTACGCGGAGGTTCCCGCGTGA
- a CDS encoding alpha-hydroxy-acid oxidizing protein, with the protein MTTVAPDDPAAARGIGRRVQSDIYRAGISGARPAVPVHPDALERAARRALSAEAFVYIQGGAGTGRTMDANRAAFARRQVWPRPLRDVSSRDLSTTFLGRTRPTPLLLAPLGVMELAHAQADLAVARAAASLGIPYVLSNQASFPMEQVAHEAPAGPRLFQLYWSSSDELNASLLRRAEASGCEAIVVTLDTHLLGWRTQDLDLAYLPFTRGLGIAQYTSDPVFQQLVRERARASADQPAARVRMTAKTVAAGVSMARKTRGITGAGVRDGLRSPLPRVAVETFLDVFSTPALTWDDLPKARAWTSLPILLKGIVHPDDAVRAMDAGLDGVWVSNHGGRQIDDAVPTLDVLEKIVARVDGRAPVVFDSGVRGGADAFIALAMGATAVAIGRPYAYGLAVAGEDGVREVMRNILAELDITLGLSGHTAIAEVTRDAIRDVP; encoded by the coding sequence ATGACCACAGTCGCTCCCGACGACCCCGCCGCGGCGCGCGGGATCGGCCGCCGCGTGCAGTCCGACATCTACCGCGCGGGCATCTCCGGTGCGCGCCCGGCCGTGCCGGTGCATCCTGACGCGCTCGAACGAGCCGCGCGCAGAGCACTGAGCGCCGAGGCGTTCGTGTACATCCAGGGTGGCGCGGGTACCGGACGCACGATGGATGCCAATCGCGCGGCGTTCGCTCGCAGGCAGGTGTGGCCGCGCCCCCTCCGGGACGTGTCCAGCCGCGACCTCTCGACGACGTTCCTCGGGAGGACCCGCCCCACCCCTCTGCTGCTGGCCCCGCTCGGGGTCATGGAGTTGGCGCACGCGCAGGCCGATCTCGCCGTGGCACGGGCCGCGGCATCCCTCGGCATCCCGTATGTGCTCAGCAATCAGGCCTCATTCCCGATGGAGCAGGTCGCGCACGAGGCGCCCGCCGGACCGCGGCTGTTCCAGCTGTACTGGTCGTCGTCCGACGAGCTCAACGCGTCGCTGCTGCGGCGGGCGGAGGCATCCGGATGCGAGGCGATCGTCGTCACCCTCGACACGCACCTGCTCGGCTGGCGCACCCAGGACCTCGACCTGGCCTATCTGCCGTTCACCCGCGGACTCGGCATCGCACAGTACACGAGCGACCCGGTGTTCCAGCAGCTGGTGCGGGAGCGCGCGCGGGCGTCAGCCGACCAGCCCGCCGCGCGCGTGCGGATGACGGCCAAGACGGTGGCGGCCGGCGTCTCGATGGCGCGCAAGACGCGGGGGATCACGGGCGCGGGTGTGCGCGATGGTCTGCGCTCGCCGCTGCCGCGCGTCGCGGTCGAAACGTTCCTGGACGTGTTCTCGACCCCCGCCCTGACGTGGGACGACCTGCCCAAGGCTCGCGCGTGGACGTCTCTGCCGATCCTGCTGAAGGGCATCGTCCATCCCGACGATGCCGTGCGGGCGATGGATGCCGGACTCGACGGCGTCTGGGTCTCGAACCACGGGGGCCGGCAGATCGACGATGCGGTGCCGACGCTCGATGTGCTCGAGAAGATCGTCGCCCGCGTCGATGGCCGTGCCCCGGTCGTCTTCGACTCCGGCGTGCGTGGCGGAGCCGACGCCTTCATCGCCCTCGCGATGGGGGCGACGGCGGTCGCGATCGGCCGCCCGTACGCGTACGGCCTCGCGGTCGCCGGTGAGGACGGCGTGCGCGAGGTGATGCGGAACATCCTCGCCGAGCTCGACATCACCCTCGGTCTGTCCGGGCACACCGCGATCGCGGAGGTCACCCGCGACGCGATCCGCGACGTGCCCTGA
- a CDS encoding citrate synthase, with protein sequence MDAAQIDVPRGLAGVVVADTAISEVNGIEGWYQYRGHSAIELARHATLEEVWHLFLFGELPDAAQAAGFAAELRAPRPVVAEVARSLGSDRPDVLHGVKAAWPLLASRLGMKPVYDLSTDERRSDALVLTAALPSLLTELHGAPAAALPDRGVVANYLHRLTGGLPSAQEERALTAYLIAVVDHGLNASTFAARVIASTGADVASALAGGLGALSGPLHGGAPSRVLDALDRIHDPADIADWIRGELAAGRRLMGFGHAVYRTTDPRSELLKGIAVDLGGDRVELALRFEREAERILAEAKPGRGLHANVEFYASVVLERVGVPREMFTPTFALARSIGWSAHILEQAADPKIIRPAARYVGPPLRRPTAA encoded by the coding sequence ATGGATGCTGCACAGATCGACGTCCCGCGCGGACTCGCGGGCGTCGTCGTCGCGGACACCGCGATCAGCGAGGTCAACGGCATCGAGGGCTGGTACCAGTACCGCGGTCACTCCGCGATCGAGCTCGCCCGCCACGCGACCCTCGAGGAGGTCTGGCACCTGTTCCTGTTCGGAGAGCTTCCGGATGCCGCGCAGGCCGCCGGGTTCGCTGCCGAGCTGCGGGCACCCCGGCCGGTCGTGGCCGAGGTCGCCCGGAGCCTGGGCTCGGACCGTCCCGACGTGCTCCACGGAGTGAAGGCCGCGTGGCCGCTGCTCGCGTCGCGCCTGGGGATGAAACCCGTCTACGACCTCAGCACCGACGAGCGCCGCTCAGACGCACTGGTGCTCACGGCGGCTCTGCCGTCGCTGCTCACCGAGCTCCATGGAGCGCCCGCCGCCGCCTTGCCGGACCGCGGAGTCGTCGCGAACTACCTGCACCGGCTCACCGGAGGCCTGCCGAGCGCGCAGGAGGAGCGTGCGCTCACCGCCTACCTCATCGCGGTCGTCGATCACGGGCTGAACGCCTCCACGTTCGCCGCACGCGTCATCGCGTCGACCGGGGCGGATGTCGCGTCCGCTCTCGCGGGCGGACTCGGCGCCCTTTCCGGGCCGCTGCACGGCGGCGCGCCCTCGCGGGTGCTCGATGCCCTGGATCGGATCCACGACCCGGCCGACATCGCAGACTGGATCCGCGGCGAGCTCGCCGCCGGCCGCCGCCTCATGGGCTTCGGCCACGCGGTCTACCGCACGACCGATCCGCGATCGGAGCTGCTCAAGGGGATCGCCGTCGACCTCGGCGGGGATCGGGTCGAGCTCGCCCTGCGCTTCGAGCGCGAGGCCGAGCGGATCCTCGCCGAGGCGAAACCCGGGCGCGGCCTGCACGCGAACGTCGAGTTCTACGCATCCGTCGTCCTGGAGCGGGTGGGCGTGCCGCGCGAGATGTTCACGCCGACGTTCGCCCTCGCGCGCTCCATCGGCTGGTCGGCGCACATCCTCGAGCAGGCGGCGGACCCGAAGATCATCCGTCCGGCGGCACGGTACGTCGGCCCGCCGCTGCGCCGTCCGACGGCGGCCTGA
- the menC gene encoding o-succinylbenzoate synthase, with protein sequence MPTAELAPITLDGFELRVLHIPLVSPFTTSFGTATVREVIVVRALTPDGGGWGEVVTQYDPSYSSEYTHGAWDVAQRFLIPALLERRMLSPSDISDVLAPVKGHRMPKAGLELAVLDAALRRDGTPLGAHLGAVRDRVPSGVSVGIQRDPAALVDAVGAYLDEGYVRIKIKIKPGRDVGDTAAVRDAFGAIPLQVDANSAYTLADADTLAELDRFDLLLIEQPLQDDDLVDHATLARELKTPVCLDESIVSAKAARDALALGSCSVINIKAGRVGGYLEAVRIHDLAQDAGIPVWCGGMLETGIGRAANAALAALPGFTLPGDVSASARFYARDIVTEPAVLEDGHVRVPTAPGLGVDIDMLALEDFTVERAAIRR encoded by the coding sequence ATGCCCACCGCTGAGCTGGCCCCGATCACCCTCGACGGCTTCGAGCTGCGGGTGCTGCACATCCCGCTCGTCTCGCCGTTCACGACGTCGTTCGGAACCGCGACCGTCCGCGAGGTCATCGTCGTCCGAGCACTCACGCCGGACGGAGGCGGCTGGGGCGAGGTCGTCACGCAGTACGACCCGTCGTACTCCAGCGAGTACACGCACGGAGCGTGGGATGTGGCGCAGCGCTTCCTCATCCCCGCGCTGCTGGAGCGGCGCATGCTCTCTCCGTCCGACATCTCCGACGTGCTGGCGCCTGTCAAGGGCCACCGGATGCCGAAGGCCGGCCTCGAGCTGGCCGTGCTGGACGCGGCGCTCCGCCGCGACGGCACACCTCTCGGCGCGCACCTCGGAGCCGTGCGCGACCGCGTGCCCTCCGGCGTCTCGGTCGGCATCCAGCGCGATCCGGCCGCGCTCGTGGATGCCGTGGGCGCCTACCTCGACGAGGGGTACGTGCGGATCAAGATCAAGATCAAGCCCGGCCGCGACGTCGGCGACACGGCGGCGGTGCGTGACGCGTTCGGTGCGATCCCGCTGCAGGTCGACGCGAACTCCGCGTACACGCTGGCGGATGCCGATACCCTCGCCGAGCTCGACCGGTTCGACCTGCTGCTCATCGAGCAGCCGCTGCAGGACGACGACCTCGTCGACCACGCGACTCTTGCCCGGGAGCTGAAGACGCCGGTGTGCTTGGACGAGTCGATCGTCTCGGCCAAGGCGGCTCGCGACGCCCTCGCCCTCGGCTCCTGCAGCGTCATCAACATCAAAGCGGGCCGCGTGGGCGGATACCTCGAAGCCGTCCGCATCCATGATCTGGCGCAGGATGCCGGCATCCCGGTGTGGTGCGGCGGAATGCTCGAGACCGGCATCGGCCGCGCCGCCAACGCGGCGCTCGCCGCCCTGCCGGGATTCACCCTGCCCGGCGACGTGTCGGCATCGGCCCGGTTCTACGCCCGCGACATCGTCACAGAGCCCGCCGTGCTCGAGGACGGGCACGTGCGCGTGCCGACTGCACCCGGGCTGGGTGTCGACATCGACATGCTGGCCCTCGAGGACTTCACGGTCGAGCGGGCGGCCATCCGCCGCTGA
- a CDS encoding Ig-like domain-containing protein codes for MKRSWFAAASAAVLLTIGTIGVAAIPASAAPPSDPWSGSAGGDVADVTTTTAALNVADLGIAVSSAAADSTLVPPVQSSSSNISATAVGLPISVATNTETAPPDAGPVVGGIAASVTGLIDIGAITTTNEAHWSLPTACTTTGVLSAATTQVASLGVLPALDGGILSLGVSQSKGTTSLVQNSGLNYGIQSVGSGTVSGLSVLGGAVTIDVQGNSTLTATASGTSAGATAYVPATVQVTDTATSTTTTLTVGGNITIDVLGVGSVTVTMNTPTSTTTATSATTSVSLLTVDVRVPAAPLPAVTSATVDVLPLHAAATAPAGGIDCPPPAPVITAPTSGQVTGDSTPAVTGTAVAGATVNVDIDNGAQTGTATADGSGSWTFTPSTPLAEGAHTVSATQTVAGTTGPATADVPFTVDTTPPPAPVVVTPADGSSTNDTTPAISGTAEPNSTVTVSIDGSPLEVTATADGSGNWTLIAPTLDPGSYTVDATTTDAAGNVSPVSNTNTFTVDTTPPPAPVVVTPADGSSTNDTTPAISGTAEPGSTVTVSIDGTPLGTTTTADGSGNWTLTAPTLTAGPHTVNATSTDAAGNVSPVSNTNTFTIDTTPPPAPVVVTPADGSSTNDTTPTISGTAEPNSTVSVSIDGAPPLGTTATTDGAGNWTLTAPTLTPGPHTVNATATDAAGNVSPVSNTNTFTIDTTAPPAPVVVTPVDGSSTNNPTPPISGTAEANTTVTVSIDGTPLGTTATTDGSGNWVLASPVLTPGTHTVNATAADAAGNVSAVSNTNTFTIDTTPPTAPIVLTPANGSSTSDTTPMISGLAEPDSTVTVSIDGSPLGTTTTTDGSGNWTLTAPTLTPGSHTVSATATDAAGNISAPSSTNTFTIDTTPPAAPVIVSPADGAILTTNQPPITGTAEANSTVSVIIDGSVAGTATADGSGNWTFTPPAPLSEGGHTVVATATDAAGNVSPQSNQVSFTVDTVPPAAPVITSPANGSTTSDATPPVTGTAEPGSTVTVIIDGSAAGTTTADGEGDWTFTPTTPLSDGTHTISATATDAAGHVGPAASPVTVTIAGVATPPVPTAPSGTLPTTGGEILTAGWLVGSILIGMGVFVVMIARRRVS; via the coding sequence ATGAAGCGTTCTTGGTTCGCGGCCGCGTCCGCGGCTGTTCTTCTCACGATCGGCACGATCGGCGTCGCGGCGATTCCCGCGTCCGCCGCTCCGCCGAGCGACCCATGGAGCGGCTCGGCAGGCGGAGACGTCGCCGATGTGACGACGACGACGGCCGCGCTCAATGTCGCTGATCTCGGCATCGCGGTCAGCAGCGCAGCGGCCGATTCGACCCTTGTGCCACCCGTGCAGTCGAGTTCGAGCAACATCTCGGCGACCGCCGTCGGGCTGCCGATCTCGGTGGCGACGAATACCGAGACGGCACCTCCTGACGCCGGCCCCGTCGTGGGCGGCATCGCCGCCTCCGTCACCGGGCTCATCGACATCGGCGCCATCACGACGACGAATGAGGCGCACTGGAGCCTGCCCACGGCGTGCACGACGACGGGCGTGCTGTCGGCTGCGACGACCCAGGTCGCGAGCCTGGGTGTGCTGCCCGCGCTGGACGGCGGCATCCTCAGCCTCGGCGTCTCGCAATCCAAGGGCACGACATCGCTCGTGCAGAACAGCGGCCTGAACTACGGCATCCAGAGTGTCGGATCGGGCACTGTCTCGGGGCTGAGCGTTCTCGGAGGCGCGGTCACGATCGACGTGCAGGGCAACTCGACACTCACCGCCACAGCGAGCGGCACCAGCGCCGGCGCGACGGCTTACGTCCCTGCGACGGTGCAGGTCACCGACACGGCGACATCCACCACGACGACGCTCACTGTCGGCGGCAACATCACCATCGACGTCTTGGGCGTCGGCAGTGTGACGGTGACGATGAACACGCCCACGTCGACCACGACGGCGACCTCGGCGACGACATCCGTCTCGCTCCTGACGGTCGACGTGCGCGTTCCCGCCGCACCGCTTCCCGCCGTCACCTCTGCGACGGTCGACGTGCTCCCTCTGCATGCCGCCGCGACGGCCCCCGCGGGCGGCATCGACTGCCCACCGCCGGCTCCCGTCATCACCGCGCCGACGTCCGGTCAGGTGACCGGTGACTCGACGCCGGCCGTCACGGGCACGGCAGTGGCGGGCGCGACGGTCAACGTCGACATCGACAACGGCGCACAGACCGGCACCGCCACCGCAGACGGATCCGGCAGCTGGACCTTCACCCCGTCGACGCCTCTGGCCGAGGGAGCCCATACGGTCAGCGCCACGCAGACCGTGGCCGGCACGACCGGGCCCGCGACCGCCGACGTTCCGTTCACGGTCGATACGACGCCGCCTCCCGCGCCGGTCGTGGTGACCCCCGCCGACGGGTCGTCGACCAACGACACGACCCCGGCCATCTCGGGCACCGCCGAGCCGAACAGCACCGTCACCGTCAGCATCGACGGCAGCCCGCTCGAGGTGACGGCGACCGCGGACGGGTCGGGCAACTGGACGCTCATCGCGCCGACCCTCGACCCGGGTTCGTACACCGTGGACGCGACCACGACGGATGCGGCGGGCAATGTGTCACCCGTCTCCAACACGAACACCTTCACCGTCGACACCACCCCGCCGCCCGCGCCCGTCGTGGTGACCCCCGCCGACGGGTCGTCGACCAACGACACGACCCCGGCCATCTCGGGCACCGCGGAGCCCGGCTCCACCGTGACCGTCAGCATCGATGGCACCCCGCTCGGCACGACGACGACCGCTGACGGCTCGGGCAACTGGACGCTCACCGCCCCGACGCTCACGGCCGGGCCGCACACCGTCAACGCCACCTCGACGGATGCAGCCGGCAATGTGTCACCCGTCTCCAACACGAACACCTTCACGATCGACACCACCCCGCCGCCCGCGCCGGTCGTGGTGACCCCCGCGGACGGGTCGTCGACCAACGACACGACCCCGACGATCTCGGGCACGGCCGAACCGAACAGCACCGTCAGCGTCAGCATCGACGGCGCTCCGCCGCTCGGGACGACCGCGACAACGGACGGGGCCGGCAACTGGACCCTCACCGCCCCGACGCTCACGCCCGGACCGCACACCGTCAACGCCACGGCGACAGACGCCGCCGGCAACGTCTCACCCGTCTCCAACACGAACACCTTCACCATCGACACCACCGCGCCGCCGGCACCGGTCGTGGTGACCCCCGTGGACGGGTCGTCGACCAACAACCCGACTCCGCCGATCTCCGGCACCGCGGAGGCGAACACCACCGTCACGGTCAGCATCGACGGCACCCCTCTCGGCACCACCGCGACCACGGACGGGTCCGGGAACTGGGTCCTCGCGTCGCCCGTACTGACCCCCGGCACCCACACGGTGAACGCGACGGCGGCGGACGCCGCCGGCAACGTGTCAGCCGTGTCGAACACGAACACGTTCACGATCGACACAACGCCGCCAACCGCACCCATCGTGCTGACGCCGGCGAACGGGTCATCCACGAGTGACACGACTCCGATGATCTCCGGCCTCGCCGAGCCGGACAGCACCGTGACCGTCAGCATCGACGGCAGCCCGCTCGGCACGACGACGACCACGGACGGCTCGGGCAACTGGACCCTCACCGCCCCGACACTCACGCCCGGCTCGCACACCGTCAGCGCGACGGCGACGGACGCCGCGGGCAACATCTCCGCACCGTCGAGCACCAACACGTTCACCATCGACACCACGCCGCCCGCGGCACCGGTGATCGTCAGCCCCGCCGACGGCGCGATCCTGACGACCAACCAGCCGCCCATCACTGGAACGGCTGAGGCGAACAGCACGGTATCGGTGATCATCGATGGCAGCGTCGCGGGCACCGCCACCGCCGATGGCTCCGGCAATTGGACGTTCACACCGCCCGCACCGCTCAGCGAGGGCGGGCACACCGTGGTCGCGACCGCGACGGATGCCGCAGGCAACGTCAGCCCGCAATCCAACCAGGTGTCGTTCACGGTGGACACCGTGCCACCCGCGGCACCGGTCATCACGAGCCCGGCGAACGGATCGACGACCAGCGACGCGACGCCTCCGGTCACCGGCACGGCGGAGCCCGGCTCGACCGTGACCGTGATCATCGACGGCAGCGCGGCCGGCACGACCACGGCCGACGGCGAGGGCGACTGGACGTTCACGCCGACGACCCCGCTGAGCGACGGCACCCACACCATCAGCGCGACAGCCACCGACGCCGCCGGCCATGTCGGACCGGCAGCCTCCCCCGTGACCGTGACGATCGCCGGCGTGGCGACGCCTCCGGTCCCGACGGCGCCGTCGGGGACCCTGCCGACGACAGGCGGCGAGATCCTGACGGCCGGCTGGCTCGTCGGCTCGATCCTGATCGGGATGGGCGTGTTCGTGGTCATGATCGCCCGCCGTCGCGTGAGCTGA
- a CDS encoding DUF4870 domain-containing protein — translation MATPPPPPAYGAGAPQPLTPSDEKLWATLIQVGGLLFGFLAPLIGYLILKDRGPFVRAYSATALNFQLTLLIAYIVGGILTLVLVGFIILALAGILNIVFSIIAAVKANQGEWYTYPLTIPFVK, via the coding sequence ATGGCGACCCCACCTCCCCCGCCGGCCTACGGCGCCGGCGCACCGCAGCCCCTGACCCCGTCCGACGAGAAGCTCTGGGCCACCCTCATCCAGGTGGGAGGACTTCTCTTCGGATTCCTCGCACCGCTGATCGGCTACCTGATCCTGAAGGACCGCGGCCCGTTCGTCCGCGCCTACTCGGCCACGGCCCTCAACTTCCAGCTCACGCTCCTCATCGCATACATCGTGGGCGGCATCCTCACGCTCGTGCTCGTCGGCTTCATCATCCTGGCCCTCGCGGGGATCCTGAACATCGTGTTCTCGATCATCGCGGCCGTGAAGGCGAACCAGGGCGAGTGGTACACCTACCCGCTCACCATCCCGTTCGTGAAGTAG
- a CDS encoding citrate/2-methylcitrate synthase, translated as MDADAPRLTAAQAASRLGVKPQSLYAYVSRGWITRVRDANGSSFDPLEIEAFASQRARRTPAVTSAGGAPLMVLDTDIALIEDDRLYLRGRAADDLAREYAFDAVAAWLWGEPLRAQRRLGVGEETVDAARALLAHLPATASWIDRAVVAVRGLAIADPLRDDVDVSALPRVGEAIVAGLPRALGPVGAAPTVPDALWRALSGRAPSPAERAALNAAMVLSIDHDLAVSTFAGRIAASARASGYAVVTAALGAFDSPLHGTASVAAAQLIDRVAAGAPPELAIRTQLQTLGRRVPGFGQPLYAGIDARAACLLEFIEALPQGPVVLQAVDGLRHAMRSTRLQPNVDLALGALAVAADLPHDAGALVFAVARSAGWIAHAQREYEERPLRLRPHGRYTGPR; from the coding sequence ATGGATGCAGACGCCCCCCGCCTCACGGCGGCTCAGGCCGCCTCGCGCCTCGGCGTGAAGCCCCAGTCGCTGTACGCGTACGTCTCGCGCGGCTGGATCACGCGAGTCCGCGATGCGAACGGCTCGTCGTTCGACCCGCTGGAGATCGAGGCGTTCGCGTCGCAGCGCGCGCGGCGGACGCCGGCGGTCACGAGTGCCGGCGGCGCACCGCTCATGGTGCTCGACACCGACATCGCGCTCATCGAAGACGACCGGCTGTACCTGCGCGGCAGGGCCGCCGACGACCTCGCCCGCGAGTACGCGTTCGACGCGGTCGCGGCGTGGCTGTGGGGCGAGCCGCTCAGGGCGCAGCGCCGACTCGGCGTCGGCGAGGAGACGGTGGATGCGGCGCGCGCCCTCCTCGCGCACCTGCCGGCGACCGCATCCTGGATCGATCGCGCGGTCGTCGCGGTGCGCGGGCTCGCCATCGCCGACCCGCTGCGCGACGACGTCGACGTCTCGGCGCTCCCCCGCGTCGGCGAGGCGATCGTCGCGGGACTGCCGCGGGCGCTCGGACCGGTCGGCGCGGCGCCCACCGTTCCCGACGCGCTGTGGCGGGCACTGTCCGGACGAGCGCCGTCGCCCGCGGAACGGGCGGCCCTGAACGCGGCGATGGTGCTGTCGATCGATCACGACCTCGCGGTCTCGACGTTCGCCGGACGCATCGCGGCGTCGGCCCGGGCGTCCGGCTACGCCGTCGTGACCGCCGCGCTCGGCGCGTTCGACTCGCCGCTGCACGGCACCGCGAGCGTCGCGGCCGCCCAGCTGATCGACCGGGTCGCGGCCGGCGCACCGCCGGAGCTCGCGATCCGCACCCAGCTGCAGACGCTGGGGCGTCGGGTGCCGGGGTTCGGACAGCCGCTCTATGCGGGCATCGACGCCCGCGCCGCGTGCCTGCTCGAGTTCATCGAGGCGCTGCCGCAGGGACCAGTCGTGCTCCAGGCCGTCGACGGGCTGCGCCACGCCATGCGATCGACGCGACTGCAGCCGAACGTCGATCTGGCGCTCGGTGCGCTGGCGGTCGCCGCCGACCTGCCGCACGATGCCGGTGCCCTCGTCTTCGCGGTCGCCCGCTCCGCCGGCTGGATCGCCCATGCCCAGCGGGAGTACGAGGAGCGACCTCTGCGCCTCCGGCCGCACGGGCGGTACACCGGACCGCGCTGA
- a CDS encoding GNAT family N-acetyltransferase translates to MRPLDIRPLDTVESVFAASDVLSQVWGGDRTGMPANLLRALAHSGNYAVGVYDGARMVGASVAFFGPPADAVLHSHITGLLPEYRGHGAGRALKLHQRAWALERGVSRITWTFDPLVARNAHFNLEVLGARVVEYLVDHYGRMDDGVNRGDESDRLMVSWELTAPRVEPGEALASVAVPRDIEAVRSASATDAAAWRVRVREGMLADLAAGLVVGGFDDERGYLFVRP, encoded by the coding sequence ATCCGTCCGCTTGACATCCGTCCGCTTGACACCGTCGAGAGCGTCTTCGCGGCCTCCGACGTCCTGTCCCAGGTGTGGGGCGGCGACCGCACCGGGATGCCGGCCAACCTCCTGCGCGCCCTCGCTCACTCCGGCAACTACGCCGTCGGCGTGTACGACGGCGCCCGGATGGTGGGTGCATCCGTCGCCTTCTTCGGGCCGCCCGCCGACGCCGTGCTGCATTCGCACATCACGGGCCTGCTGCCGGAATACCGCGGCCACGGCGCCGGTCGGGCGCTCAAGCTGCATCAGCGCGCGTGGGCGCTCGAGCGCGGCGTCTCGCGCATCACATGGACCTTCGATCCGCTCGTGGCCCGCAACGCGCACTTCAACCTGGAGGTCCTCGGCGCGCGGGTCGTCGAGTACCTCGTCGACCACTACGGGCGGATGGATGACGGCGTCAACCGCGGCGACGAGTCCGACCGGCTGATGGTCTCGTGGGAGTTGACGGCCCCCCGCGTCGAACCGGGCGAGGCGCTCGCGTCGGTCGCGGTGCCGCGCGACATCGAGGCGGTGCGATCGGCATCGGCGACGGATGCCGCCGCCTGGCGCGTCCGCGTCCGGGAGGGGATGCTGGCCGACCTCGCGGCCGGCCTGGTCGTCGGCGGCTTCGATGACGAGCGCGGCTACCTGTTCGTGCGTCCCTGA